CTTGTCGCACTAAAAGTACGTCATCGAACGCAAAAGGGGCGAGCACTGGCGTGGTCCTGAAGCACAAGCGCGAGTTCGGTGTCAGAAATCGCCCGAGCGGTAACAGGTTGTGGGCGGACCATGCGCCGGAATCCCCGTCGTCCCATGCGTGCCCATGACGATCAGGTCGGCTTGCCATTCGTTTGCCGTTGCATTGATGCGATGCGCGACGTCCTCGCCAAGCGGCGAGCCTTCGACGACACGCGGCGTGCCCGTCACGCCTCGCTTTGCCAATCGGGCGGACGCGTCGGTGGTGATGCGCTTGCCTTCTTCCTCGAAAGCGTCCCGGATGATCGACGAGTCGAAACCGGGTGCGTAATAGGCGATCATGGGTACGTCGATCACGTACAGTGGCAGGAGTTGTGCTCTGTGTTCGGCAGCGAGCTTCAACGCGGTATCAAGCGCGCGCGAAGCGGTGGCGTTGCCATGAACGCGACGAGTATGCGGTTATACATGGCAATCCTCTGGAACTAATGTGACAGCAACACGGGTACAGTCATCGATCTGAGTATCATGCGCGTGGCGCCCCCCAGCACCAGTTCATGCAGAGGGGTATGCGCGTATGCGCCCATCGCGATCATGTCGCAACCCGAGTCGGCCGCCTGCACAACAGCACTTCCCCGATTGGCGCGTCACGGTCGGCGTTGACCTCGCGGACATCGACCTTCACGTCATGACGTGCCAGCGTCAACGCGATGTCGGTACCCGGAATGCGATCGCTGGACGGCTCGTTCCGT
This region of Paraburkholderia terrae genomic DNA includes:
- a CDS encoding universal stress protein, whose amino-acid sequence is MKLAAEHRAQLLPLYVIDVPMIAYYAPGFDSSIIRDAFEEEGKRITTDASARLAKRGVTGTPRVVEGSPLGEDVAHRINATANEWQADLIVMGTHGTTGIPAHGPPTTCYRSGDF